In the genome of Enterococcus hirae ATCC 9790, one region contains:
- a CDS encoding family 20 glycosylhydrolase, with the protein MNESNKPISVTKAPSLKERGVILDIGRKFYSIDFLKELVDYMASLKMNALQLHFSDNEGFRLECETIPEITSEKFLTKQEMTDLIDYAEQKGISVIPEFDSPGHLQRLLAIYPQWQMERKGEDSLIFPTNRALDITKKDAVAMIKKMIKEYAELFHRSDYFHLGADEYIEFSELDKYPALKAQAIAEYHDPTRQYDVFIDYINELADYVETLGKKARIWNDGVYKKGLLMKSKLKPSIQITYWTKHQATMATAGEFLTRDHQLINVNDQFFYFVLGEGASYKYPTAQKIQDNWTIDQFPENQRLTNEQMKKVQGAYFAIWSDYPDALTEEEVLTMIKEPLAAQQQIIWHETI; encoded by the coding sequence ATGAATGAATCAAACAAGCCAATATCTGTTACAAAAGCACCTTCTTTAAAAGAGCGTGGCGTGATTTTAGATATTGGACGTAAATTTTATTCAATAGATTTTCTAAAAGAACTTGTAGACTACATGGCTTCATTGAAAATGAATGCTTTGCAACTTCACTTTTCTGATAATGAAGGATTTCGGTTGGAATGCGAAACAATTCCAGAAATCACATCAGAGAAATTTTTGACGAAACAGGAAATGACGGATTTGATTGATTATGCGGAGCAAAAGGGGATTTCTGTGATTCCAGAGTTTGATAGTCCTGGTCATTTGCAACGGTTGTTGGCAATCTATCCACAATGGCAAATGGAGCGAAAAGGCGAGGATTCTTTGATTTTTCCCACTAATCGAGCCCTTGATATCACCAAAAAAGATGCGGTCGCCATGATCAAAAAGATGATAAAAGAATATGCAGAGTTATTTCATCGTTCCGATTATTTCCATTTAGGGGCAGATGAATACATTGAATTTTCAGAGTTGGATAAATATCCTGCATTAAAAGCACAAGCAATCGCTGAATACCACGACCCAACTCGTCAGTATGATGTTTTCATCGACTACATCAATGAGTTAGCAGACTATGTCGAAACATTAGGTAAAAAAGCTAGAATTTGGAATGATGGTGTCTATAAAAAAGGACTGCTCATGAAAAGTAAATTAAAACCTTCTATTCAAATTACGTATTGGACAAAACATCAAGCAACAATGGCGACTGCGGGGGAATTTCTCACTCGTGACCATCAATTGATCAATGTCAACGATCAATTTTTCTATTTTGTTTTAGGAGAAGGTGCCAGTTATAAATATCCTACAGCTCAAAAGATTCAAGACAACTGGACGATTGATCAATTTCCTGAAAATCAACGATTAACAAACGAACAAATGAAAAAAGTACAAGGTGCCTATTTTGCTATCTGGAGTGACTACCCTGATGCTTTGACTGAAGAGGAAGTCTTAACGATGATTAAAGAACCATTAGCTGCACAACAGCAAATCATCTGGCACGAAACAATATGA
- a CDS encoding restriction endonuclease, protein MVFKFLQKFKEANQLESSAQEVVSKQYLEIRKTSFVQKKDEKIVIDFLSDMDKDFGSSQDDRVRQGEHFEQFLAAAFRLAGYGVEITKKSYVKDHRKYVGDGGVDLILTKEKKRIAVQAKSNRLNAKPTPTLIGRKDITNFSGISNKNWDKKMFITTSFFYQQVYEEIEQNEKAKEIEWYDRYGLLQLLNQIIPDTMLKFQLLNSLPMGIKICPKCSEGIIINCRNGKTGHLFKACSLHCGHTEKFNTTE, encoded by the coding sequence ATGGTTTTTAAATTCTTACAAAAATTCAAAGAAGCCAATCAACTGGAAAGCAGCGCTCAAGAAGTGGTTTCCAAACAATACTTAGAAATAAGAAAAACGTCTTTTGTGCAAAAGAAAGATGAGAAGATCGTAATCGACTTTTTAAGTGACATGGATAAAGATTTCGGTAGTAGCCAAGATGATCGAGTGAGGCAAGGAGAACATTTTGAGCAATTTTTAGCAGCAGCTTTCCGATTAGCAGGATACGGGGTTGAGATAACGAAGAAAAGTTATGTCAAAGATCATCGTAAGTATGTGGGAGATGGGGGTGTCGATTTAATTTTGACGAAAGAAAAAAAGCGGATCGCGGTACAAGCAAAATCCAATCGCTTAAACGCAAAACCCACACCGACACTGATTGGACGTAAAGATATCACTAATTTTTCAGGAATTTCAAATAAAAATTGGGATAAAAAAATGTTTATCACCACTTCATTTTTTTATCAACAGGTCTATGAAGAAATTGAACAAAATGAAAAAGCAAAAGAAATCGAGTGGTATGATCGCTACGGGTTATTACAATTATTAAATCAAATCATACCAGATACGATGCTAAAATTTCAGCTTTTAAATTCTTTGCCAATGGGTATAAAAATATGCCCCAAATGTAGCGAAGGAATCATAATTAATTGTCGGAATGGAAAAACCGGCCATCTATTTAAAGCATGTTCCTTACATTGTGGTCATACAGAAAAGTTCAACACAACGGAATGA
- the grpE gene encoding nucleotide exchange factor GrpE — translation MQEDTEIDTEATEDSGVSDVEAEEFERLNLKAEMEELEDKYLRARAEIANIANRSKNEREQLQKYRSQDLAKKLLPSIDNLERALATDVADDQGASLKKGVEMVLESLKQALKEEGIEKIPAKGEAFDPNLHQAVQTVPATEELPADTIVEVLQEGYKLHDRVLRPTMVIVAQ, via the coding sequence ATTCAAGAAGATACGGAAATCGATACGGAAGCGACGGAAGACTCAGGTGTCTCTGACGTAGAAGCTGAAGAATTTGAGCGTTTAAATTTAAAGGCTGAAATGGAAGAGTTGGAAGATAAATATTTACGTGCTCGAGCTGAGATTGCAAATATTGCAAATCGAAGTAAAAATGAGCGTGAACAATTACAAAAATATCGTTCACAAGATCTTGCTAAAAAATTATTACCTTCAATTGATAACTTAGAGCGTGCTTTGGCTACAGATGTGGCTGATGATCAGGGTGCAAGTTTGAAAAAAGGTGTTGAAATGGTACTAGAAAGCTTGAAACAAGCACTTAAAGAAGAAGGAATCGAAAAAATCCCAGCAAAAGGAGAGGCTTTTGATCCGAACCTCCATCAAGCTGTACAAACCGTGCCAGCGACTGAGGAACTTCCAGCTGACACAATCGTCGAAGTACTACAAGAAGGTTACAAATTACATGACCGCGTATTAAGACCAACAATGGTTATTGTTGCGCAATAA
- a CDS encoding alpha-L-fucosidase, which translates to MKKAHGVSAVEQENEDRKLRKDIVENHQSETDHYQELPANIQKKLDWFQDQKLGVIFHWGLYSIPGIVESWQLSQEDSWARKIPWRTNMVELREDYWGLIHSFNPYKFKPTKWAKLCRQAGFRYMIFTTKHHDGFTMYDTKYSDYKVTAATCPYHKAPQADIFKAVVTAFRKEGLATGAYYSKPDWHSSYYWLPEREATGRYANYNPKEFPEIWQKYDRFVTNQLIEISQNYGQLDILWLDGGWVNQGNEQLDMERIASEVRHSQPDLLIVDRTIGGAYENYVTPERKIPEQPPVKVWESNIPLTKNWGYWPNDEYKEVAEVILSFVQIVAKGGNLLLGIGPKPNGELPTEAVAILERLGDWLEKYGEGIYETRAVPFDSPEGWYVTQKNGDYYFFYKENASSLLLSEVGLDYRNFTIQELSEKNQVMGSETLVPGKTIEGIGCWQLMAE; encoded by the coding sequence ATGAAAAAAGCACATGGTGTATCCGCAGTTGAACAGGAAAACGAAGACCGTAAGCTGCGAAAAGACATTGTCGAAAACCATCAAAGCGAAACAGATCATTACCAGGAGTTACCCGCTAATATCCAAAAAAAACTCGATTGGTTTCAAGATCAAAAACTGGGCGTGATCTTTCATTGGGGGCTGTATAGTATTCCCGGTATTGTAGAGTCTTGGCAATTGTCACAAGAAGACAGCTGGGCAAGAAAAATACCTTGGCGCACGAACATGGTCGAATTACGAGAAGATTATTGGGGGTTGATCCATAGTTTCAATCCTTATAAGTTTAAACCAACTAAGTGGGCAAAGCTGTGCCGACAAGCTGGTTTTCGCTACATGATTTTTACAACAAAACATCATGACGGCTTTACAATGTATGATACAAAGTATTCGGATTATAAAGTAACTGCAGCGACATGTCCCTACCATAAAGCGCCTCAAGCAGACATTTTTAAGGCAGTTGTTACTGCTTTTAGAAAGGAAGGACTAGCGACAGGTGCTTATTATTCAAAACCAGATTGGCATAGCTCTTATTATTGGTTGCCAGAAAGAGAAGCGACTGGGCGATATGCAAATTATAACCCAAAAGAGTTTCCTGAAATCTGGCAGAAATATGATCGGTTTGTTACGAATCAACTCATTGAAATTAGTCAAAATTATGGCCAACTTGATATCTTATGGTTAGATGGAGGCTGGGTGAATCAGGGGAATGAACAACTGGATATGGAAAGAATAGCGAGTGAAGTTCGGCATTCTCAGCCAGATCTCTTGATTGTCGATCGAACCATTGGCGGGGCCTATGAGAACTATGTGACACCAGAAAGAAAAATACCTGAACAACCACCAGTCAAAGTATGGGAAAGTAATATCCCATTAACCAAAAATTGGGGCTATTGGCCAAATGATGAGTATAAAGAAGTAGCAGAAGTTATTCTATCATTCGTCCAGATCGTTGCAAAAGGAGGAAATCTACTACTAGGAATCGGACCTAAACCAAATGGAGAGTTACCTACAGAAGCGGTAGCGATTTTAGAAAGACTAGGCGATTGGTTGGAAAAATATGGTGAAGGAATCTATGAGACAAGAGCAGTACCGTTTGATTCCCCTGAAGGCTGGTATGTGACCCAGAAAAATGGCGATTATTACTTTTTTTATAAAGAAAACGCTTCATCTTTATTGCTGTCTGAGGTAGGATTGGATTATAGAAACTTTACCATTCAAGAACTGTCTGAAAAAAATCAGGTAATGGGATCAGAAACTTTAGTACCAGGAAAAACGATAGAGGGCATTGGTTGTTGGCAACTAATGGCAGAATAA
- a CDS encoding putative holin-like toxin, whose protein sequence is MHIISNFRERRRLLSVEAALGLMISFGSLIATLIFGILTLAHKNDKKK, encoded by the coding sequence ATGCACATAATCTCAAACTTTAGAGAAAGGAGACGCCTTTTGTCTGTGGAAGCAGCGTTAGGGCTAATGATCAGTTTTGGATCTTTGATCGCAACACTGATTTTTGGCATTCTAACCTTAGCCCACAAAAACGACAAAAAGAAGTAA
- the hrcA gene encoding heat-inducible transcriptional repressor HrcA, which produces MLTQRQSEILRLIIQNYTSSGIPVGSKTLMEDGVKASSATIRNDMKALEDAGLLLKTHSSSGRIPSALGYRHYVDHLLKPARVTNDDLQQIRLSLSKEFHEINEIIQQSAEILSELTSYTTFSLGPEIKDRRLTGFRIVPLNSRQVIAIVVTDKGNVESQVFTLPENLGSQDLEKIVRIVNERLVGDPLMTVYHKLRTEIPMILHRYFQTTEGISNLFDTILGHAFEDKIYVSGQMNLLDYELHQDLEQFKSMFSFMTDTYELTQMIVPTDSNIHIKIGSELGNELLQNMSMIQASYEIAGHGRGTIALLGPTSMPYSKMLGLVDVYRQELANKLADYYRSIDLTGS; this is translated from the coding sequence ATGTTAACACAAAGACAAAGTGAGATTTTACGTCTGATCATCCAAAACTATACGAGTAGCGGTATACCCGTTGGCTCCAAAACCTTAATGGAAGATGGAGTCAAGGCAAGCTCAGCAACGATCCGTAATGACATGAAAGCCTTAGAAGATGCTGGGTTGTTACTTAAAACTCATTCTTCATCAGGAAGGATTCCTTCAGCATTAGGTTATCGGCATTATGTGGATCATTTGCTAAAACCTGCTCGTGTAACCAATGATGATCTGCAGCAGATTCGGCTGTCTTTAAGCAAAGAATTTCATGAAATTAACGAGATTATTCAACAATCTGCTGAGATTTTATCCGAGCTAACTAGTTACACAACCTTCTCGTTAGGCCCAGAAATTAAAGACCGCCGTTTGACTGGTTTTCGTATTGTTCCTTTAAATAGTCGTCAAGTGATTGCGATTGTAGTAACCGATAAAGGAAATGTAGAAAGCCAAGTTTTTACACTTCCTGAAAATCTAGGAAGCCAAGATTTAGAAAAAATTGTTCGCATTGTCAATGAACGATTGGTGGGAGATCCATTGATGACTGTCTATCATAAATTGCGGACAGAGATTCCAATGATTTTGCATAGATATTTTCAGACAACTGAAGGGATATCAAATCTTTTTGATACGATACTCGGACATGCGTTTGAAGACAAAATTTATGTAAGTGGGCAAATGAATCTACTAGATTATGAACTCCACCAAGATCTGGAGCAATTCAAATCGATGTTTTCGTTTATGACAGATACTTATGAATTAACCCAAATGATCGTCCCAACGGATAGTAACATCCACATCAAAATTGGATCTGAATTAGGAAATGAGCTTTTACAAAATATGAGCATGATCCAAGCAAGTTACGAGATTGCTGGACACGGTCGAGGTACAATAGCCTTGTTGGGACCAACCAGTATGCCTTATTCAAAAATGCTGGGTCTGGTAGATGTCTATCGTCAAGAATTAGCGAACAAGCTTGCTGATTATTATCGATCAATTGATTTGACTGGATCTTAG
- a CDS encoding PadR family transcriptional regulator — MMNELFVLGELMESPQNGYHLRNAMQASLGKNRKVSFGVLYPLLDKLAKNGLITITVNEEGRTQKTASITDKGRQRFFELMKQDVPSGAHTEEIYLIKLDSMQHLSLDEQKELLMVYIREKQITVDEIKGYLKKLDEVKKLIIGMRLKS; from the coding sequence ATGATGAATGAACTGTTTGTTCTAGGAGAATTGATGGAATCACCACAAAATGGTTATCACTTAAGAAATGCAATGCAGGCTTCTTTAGGTAAAAATCGCAAAGTCAGTTTTGGTGTTTTATACCCATTGTTAGACAAGTTGGCAAAAAATGGCTTAATCACTATTACTGTTAATGAAGAAGGCCGTACACAAAAGACTGCCAGTATTACTGATAAAGGACGTCAACGATTTTTTGAATTAATGAAACAAGACGTTCCCAGTGGCGCTCATACAGAAGAAATTTATTTAATCAAACTCGATTCGATGCAACATCTCTCATTAGACGAACAAAAAGAATTGTTAATGGTCTACATACGTGAAAAACAAATCACGGTTGACGAAATCAAGGGCTATTTAAAAAAACTAGACGAAGTAAAAAAATTGATCATTGGTATGCGACTAAAAAGTTAG
- a CDS encoding glycoside hydrolase family 3 N-terminal domain-containing protein — protein MTDYFKNEVKKYGTVGVIYGVFRADPWSERNELTGLTTSEAQEVSQMIQQYMKKETRLKIPVLLSEECPHGHQALEATTLPTNFSVGCSWNPELYQQLQEVVAAELQEKGAHLGLISTLDLLRDPRWGRTEECFSEDPYLTAAFTQAAVTGLQKEQKIKAVLKHLAGQGNVMGGHNSGPVAIGERELREIHLPAIRAGIKAGAKGCMAAYNDIDGVFCHTNPHLLQEILREEYGFSGIVMADGCALDRVAETCGDPSMAAAKAISSGVDLSLWDEVFPYLEQAVAIGLVSEEVIDRSVLRILELKSELGLFSSQSSPKVSFTSAQKETLCTALAEDSLVLLKNDNILPLKKEKLNQIGVVGPHANNIYHLLGDYTPFKKIASCCNLLQGIEEHTANSTTQLAFAQGCQITTDLPQGLDEANQVAENADVIVVTLGGSSARDFSTAFAKNGAALQGSQEMTSGENIDLASIELPECQIKLVKELAKHGKPVIAVLIEGRPHSISAIEPYVSAILFAGYPGQYGGKAIANVLFGKNPNGRLAFTIPEHSGQLPVYYNYRNTQFKETYTDYPEKPIYRFGYGLSYTSFELTDVLFTDHQDHSIKVSCRLKNTGNHSGAETIQIYGKKQQGFIPPREKELLAFKKVHLTPLEERMIEIILTKEQLYYLDETFKEVLPREVHLTVETVTFKQSIQLFRKVDDHEKSTWCIRS, from the coding sequence TTGACGGACTATTTCAAAAATGAAGTGAAAAAATATGGCACAGTCGGTGTCATTTATGGGGTATTTCGTGCCGATCCTTGGTCTGAAAGAAATGAGCTGACTGGATTAACAACCAGTGAGGCACAAGAAGTCAGTCAGATGATCCAACAATACATGAAAAAAGAAACCCGTTTAAAAATCCCGGTCTTATTATCCGAAGAATGTCCCCATGGGCATCAAGCCTTAGAAGCCACCACACTGCCAACGAATTTTTCAGTGGGATGTAGTTGGAATCCAGAACTTTACCAACAATTGCAGGAAGTCGTGGCTGCGGAGTTACAAGAAAAAGGAGCTCATCTTGGACTGATTTCGACTTTAGATCTATTAAGAGATCCACGCTGGGGCAGAACAGAAGAATGTTTTAGTGAAGATCCGTATCTAACAGCGGCCTTTACCCAAGCAGCTGTAACTGGTTTACAAAAAGAACAAAAAATTAAAGCTGTGTTAAAACATTTGGCTGGTCAAGGAAACGTCATGGGAGGACATAATTCTGGTCCAGTGGCAATCGGAGAGCGTGAGTTAAGGGAAATCCATTTACCCGCCATTCGAGCAGGAATTAAAGCTGGCGCAAAAGGCTGTATGGCAGCGTATAACGATATTGATGGTGTATTTTGTCACACGAATCCCCATTTGTTACAAGAAATTTTACGAGAAGAATATGGGTTTTCTGGAATCGTCATGGCCGATGGTTGTGCATTAGATCGAGTGGCAGAAACTTGTGGCGATCCATCAATGGCTGCAGCCAAAGCCATCTCTAGTGGAGTTGATCTTAGCTTATGGGACGAGGTGTTTCCTTATCTAGAACAAGCAGTGGCTATTGGGCTGGTAAGTGAAGAAGTGATTGATCGTTCTGTTTTAAGAATTCTTGAGTTGAAAAGCGAATTAGGTCTTTTCTCTAGCCAAAGTTCACCGAAAGTTTCTTTTACTTCGGCACAAAAAGAAACGTTGTGTACAGCTTTGGCAGAAGACAGTCTAGTATTGTTGAAAAATGACAATATATTACCTTTGAAAAAAGAGAAATTAAATCAAATTGGAGTTGTAGGACCTCATGCGAATAATATCTATCATCTATTAGGTGATTACACGCCTTTTAAAAAAATAGCATCATGTTGCAATCTATTGCAGGGGATCGAAGAGCACACGGCAAATTCAACTACCCAATTGGCTTTTGCTCAAGGCTGTCAGATCACAACTGATCTACCTCAAGGACTAGACGAAGCAAATCAAGTAGCTGAAAATGCAGATGTCATTGTCGTGACTTTAGGTGGGTCCAGTGCCAGAGATTTTTCAACGGCTTTTGCTAAAAATGGCGCTGCATTACAGGGATCACAAGAAATGACTAGTGGGGAAAATATTGACCTAGCCTCGATCGAACTACCGGAATGCCAAATTAAACTAGTCAAGGAATTAGCAAAACATGGAAAACCAGTCATTGCCGTTTTGATTGAAGGCCGACCTCATAGTATCTCAGCGATTGAACCATATGTTTCAGCGATTCTTTTCGCTGGCTATCCAGGACAATACGGAGGAAAAGCGATCGCGAATGTTCTTTTTGGAAAAAATCCGAATGGTAGATTAGCGTTTACGATTCCCGAGCATTCAGGTCAATTACCCGTTTATTATAACTATCGAAATACTCAATTTAAAGAAACGTATACCGATTATCCTGAAAAGCCAATCTATCGTTTTGGCTATGGCTTAAGCTATACATCGTTTGAATTGACCGATGTACTCTTTACCGATCATCAAGATCATTCGATTAAGGTTTCTTGTCGATTGAAAAACACAGGTAATCATAGTGGAGCAGAGACGATTCAAATTTACGGGAAAAAACAACAAGGTTTTATTCCCCCACGAGAAAAAGAATTGCTCGCATTTAAAAAAGTACATCTAACCCCATTGGAAGAACGAATGATTGAAATTATCCTAACAAAAGAACAGTTATACTATTTAGATGAAACGTTTAAAGAAGTATTGCCAAGAGAAGTTCATTTGACAGTTGAAACAGTTACCTTTAAACAAAGTATTCAATTATTTAGAAAGGTTGATGATCATGAAAAAAGCACATGGTGTATCCGCAGTTGA
- the hemW gene encoding radical SAM family heme chaperone HemW: MNETTNPAEQKVSAYIHIPFCEHICYYCDFNKVFLEGQPVDEYVEMLLKEMEITLKQHPVKELETLYVGGGTPTSLTAVQLDRLLAGAREILPFKEGKEFTVEANPGDLTKEKLQVMKNYGVNRLSMGVQTFDNRLLKKIGRKHTAEDVYQTMRFLEEENFTNVSIDLIYALPGQTLEGYRETLNQALALDLPHYSLYSLILENKTMFMNWVRQGRLELPDQETETRMFEETIQAMEKKGRHQYEISNFGLEGHESKHNLMYWNNDHYFGFGAGASGYLGNKRYRNKGPIQHYLRPLRAGELPVLETEVLLRENQIEEEMFLGLRKKIGISKQHFYERYQQTIESLYSKVLTDLEKEGLLVNESDRIYLTPKGTFLGNEVFERFLLEK; this comes from the coding sequence ATGAATGAAACAACCAATCCCGCAGAACAAAAGGTTTCTGCGTATATCCATATCCCGTTTTGTGAGCATATCTGTTATTACTGTGACTTTAATAAAGTATTTTTAGAAGGTCAACCCGTAGATGAATATGTCGAGATGCTTCTAAAAGAAATGGAAATCACACTTAAACAACATCCTGTAAAAGAATTAGAAACACTGTATGTTGGTGGTGGGACACCTACGTCTTTGACTGCAGTGCAATTGGATCGTTTGTTAGCAGGCGCTAGGGAAATATTGCCTTTTAAAGAAGGAAAAGAATTTACGGTTGAAGCGAATCCTGGAGATCTAACGAAAGAAAAGCTTCAGGTGATGAAAAATTATGGAGTGAATCGTTTATCAATGGGGGTGCAAACTTTTGATAATCGGTTGCTGAAAAAAATTGGGCGGAAACATACCGCAGAGGATGTTTACCAAACAATGCGTTTTTTAGAAGAAGAAAACTTTACGAATGTGAGTATTGATCTGATTTATGCGTTACCTGGACAAACGTTAGAGGGCTATCGAGAGACATTGAATCAAGCACTTGCACTTGATTTGCCCCATTATTCATTGTATTCATTGATTTTAGAAAATAAAACGATGTTTATGAATTGGGTGCGGCAAGGGCGTTTAGAACTGCCTGACCAAGAAACCGAAACGCGGATGTTTGAAGAAACCATACAAGCAATGGAAAAAAAGGGACGTCATCAATATGAGATCAGTAATTTTGGGTTGGAGGGGCATGAATCAAAACACAATTTGATGTATTGGAACAATGATCATTATTTCGGCTTTGGCGCAGGTGCAAGTGGATATCTTGGGAATAAACGATACCGTAATAAGGGACCGATTCAACATTATTTACGTCCATTAAGAGCAGGAGAACTCCCTGTTTTGGAAACTGAAGTACTTTTAAGAGAAAATCAAATCGAGGAAGAAATGTTTCTTGGGTTAAGGAAAAAGATAGGAATTTCCAAACAACATTTTTACGAACGTTATCAGCAAACAATCGAATCGCTTTATTCAAAGGTTTTGACAGATTTAGAAAAAGAAGGATTATTGGTCAATGAATCCGATCGAATTTATTTAACGCCAAAAGGAACTTTTCTAGGAAATGAAGTATTTGAACGTTTCTTGCTTGAAAAATAG
- a CDS encoding YccF domain-containing protein: MRMLGNLIWFIFGGCIGGIGWFLAGVIWCITIIGIPIGLQCFKLATLSFFPFGKEVIYSDSGTSLIINIIWLIISGLPLAIAHVISGLILYITIIGIPFGKQSFKLAKLALMPFGTRIVLTRSYY; encoded by the coding sequence ATGAGAATGTTAGGAAACTTGATTTGGTTTATTTTTGGAGGCTGTATCGGTGGGATTGGTTGGTTTTTAGCAGGAGTCATTTGGTGTATAACGATCATTGGTATTCCAATCGGGTTACAATGTTTTAAGCTGGCAACTCTTAGCTTTTTCCCATTTGGTAAAGAAGTGATTTATAGCGATAGTGGGACTTCTTTAATTATCAATATCATCTGGTTGATTATCAGTGGACTCCCATTAGCGATTGCCCACGTGATTAGTGGTCTTATACTCTATATTACAATCATTGGTATTCCATTTGGTAAACAGTCGTTTAAATTAGCTAAATTAGCGTTGATGCCTTTTGGTACGAGAATCGTTCTAACCAGATCTTATTATTGA
- a CDS encoding MFS transporter has protein sequence MSQQIKIALVMAMSLFMEILDGTIVTTALPKMATTFSTSMSQISLLISAYLVTVAIFIPMSGWLANYFGKKKIWLLAVFLFTISSLGSALAPSFGVLLGMRMLQGFSGALMTPTARLIVFEKTPVDQLLKMTSYLVWPALIAPAIAPIMGGAIITYLSWHWIFLINLPIGMSILILGYSLIPSDHDLIKNKFDWLGFVEMEMASTLLVVGAELSSRDGLSFEIAGIVCIVSGIIFLLFTYQHLNKVEQPLFSLKALSKTSFRIGQTSGAILWLSVGAMPYLLTIYLQNIFHWSAIVAGSYVIFIFIGNIGIKPFTTSIIRSFNYKGALIASFLMILSSSFCLFFIEATTFPAIIMLLAFASGIGRSLALTAFMGLSLSEIPPQERNSANTLNTVVQSLAQGLGVSFITLVIHLLEIQLSIPLAYSLSFAVLGALMLLPIIEILKIPQTMGIATMKK, from the coding sequence ATGTCTCAACAAATCAAAATTGCCTTAGTAATGGCAATGAGTTTATTTATGGAAATATTAGATGGTACGATTGTTACAACAGCTTTACCCAAAATGGCGACCACTTTTTCAACAAGTATGTCGCAAATCTCACTTTTAATCAGTGCCTATTTAGTTACAGTGGCGATTTTTATCCCAATGAGTGGCTGGTTAGCCAATTATTTTGGTAAGAAAAAAATCTGGCTTCTGGCTGTTTTCCTATTCACCATTAGTTCATTAGGGAGCGCCCTTGCGCCTAGTTTTGGGGTTCTTTTAGGAATGCGAATGTTGCAAGGTTTCTCTGGAGCGTTGATGACACCTACTGCACGATTGATCGTTTTTGAAAAAACGCCAGTCGATCAACTATTAAAAATGACGAGTTATCTTGTTTGGCCAGCATTAATCGCACCTGCGATCGCTCCTATAATGGGTGGAGCAATCATTACCTATTTAAGTTGGCATTGGATTTTTTTGATCAATTTGCCAATCGGTATGTCGATCTTGATCCTAGGATATTCATTGATTCCGTCAGACCATGACCTGATCAAAAATAAATTTGATTGGCTCGGTTTTGTGGAAATGGAAATGGCATCCACCTTACTTGTAGTCGGTGCAGAATTATCTTCACGAGACGGTCTTTCATTTGAGATAGCAGGAATTGTGTGTATCGTGAGTGGAATAATATTTCTTTTGTTCACATATCAACATTTAAATAAAGTCGAACAACCCTTATTTTCATTAAAAGCCCTATCAAAAACTTCTTTTAGAATCGGCCAAACCAGTGGGGCAATCCTTTGGTTATCTGTCGGAGCGATGCCATACTTGTTGACGATCTATTTACAAAATATTTTTCATTGGTCAGCAATCGTTGCAGGAAGTTACGTTATTTTCATTTTTATTGGAAATATTGGGATCAAACCCTTCACGACATCGATTATTCGCTCATTTAACTACAAAGGGGCACTGATTGCGTCATTCCTCATGATTTTGAGTAGTTCTTTCTGTTTGTTTTTCATTGAAGCAACTACATTTCCAGCGATTATTATGTTACTAGCTTTTGCTTCAGGAATCGGGCGTTCACTCGCACTTACCGCATTTATGGGATTGAGTTTATCAGAAATTCCACCACAAGAACGCAATAGTGCCAATACATTGAATACAGTTGTCCAATCTTTAGCTCAAGGATTAGGCGTATCATTTATTACGTTGGTGATTCATTTATTGGAAATCCAGCTGTCGATTCCACTGGCTTATAGCCTAAGTTTTGCTGTTTTAGGGGCGCTAATGCTTCTGCCAATCATTGAAATCCTAAAAATCCCACAAACAATGGGCATAGCGACAATGAAGAAATAA